The Elephas maximus indicus isolate mEleMax1 chromosome 17, mEleMax1 primary haplotype, whole genome shotgun sequence DNA segment CTCTACTTTTTCCTTGTTTTGGCCATTGCCGAGTGTTACATGTTGACAGTAATGACCTACGACCGCTATGTTGCCGTCTGCAGCCCTTTGCTTTATAACCTCACTATGTCACATCAAATCTGCTCCCTGCTAGTGGCTGTGGTCTACTTCATGGGGCTCATTGGCTCAACGATAGAGACTGGCCTCATGTTAAAATTGTCCTATTGTGAGAGCCTCATCAGTCATTACTTCTGTGACATCCTCCCTCTCATGAAGCTCTCCTGTTTTAACACCTATGACATTGAGCTGACAGTTTTCTTTTTGGCTGGATTCAACATTGTAGTCACCAGTTCAACAATCTTTGTCTCCTATGCCTTCATCCTCTCCAACATCTTCCACATCAGGAGCACAGAGGGCAGGTCCAAAGCCTTCAGCACCTGCAGTTCCCACCTTACAGCTGTGGGGATGTTCTATGGATCTAGTGCATTCACGTATCTAAAACCTTCCACAGTCAGTTCTTTGGCCCAGGAGAATGTGGCCTCTGTGTTCTACACCACAGTGATCCCCATGTTGAACCCCCTAATTTACAGTCTGAGGAACAAGGAGGTGAAGGATGCCATGCAGAAAACACTAAGAAGAAAACTGTCTTAATTACAAATGTTATCACTCTTTCTCAATTTTAAGAGTAAGTTGTTACAAATACTAGAGGAAAGACCAACCGTGGATGAGGAACACCAATCCTCCACACGGTTGGTGAATGTCTTTACTCattctcctctcttccttctgaCCCTCTCATGACTGACTATTTGCAATCAGCTATTTTCAAGctcatgttttcttttatttgcaaTCTATTCTCTCTATCCTGAACCCTTTACTAAACATTTGCTAACTTAATAATTTAACATAAATTTTAAACTTTAAGCATTGAGTTTGAGAGTCCTTCATTGTTTATTACCTTCTGTACAGAAAATATTATTACCATTAacttctatggtgaaaatattaccACCTGTGCAATGCATTTCTTCTATGGATCTGCTGTACTTAAAACCATCCAAGGTCAGTTCACTGGCTCAGGAGAACATGGCCTCTGTGCTCTACATGACAGCgatccccatgctgaaccccaAATTTACAGTCTAAGGAACAAGGAGGTGAAGGTCACCatgcagaaaacacaaagaagactGTTTGGTTCCAAATGTCATTATTCTGTCTCAAGTTGAAAACTGAGATATAAATATAGGTGAAaagtcctgtaaagatttacacatTGATTGAAAGCAAATATTTCTCATTATGACTGATTAAGTGCATCCACTCatcttttctcttccctttttgcTTTCGTGTATTTCATGTTTGACCCTGTTTCAGTCTTGCTGATTTCAAGTTTATGTTTTCCACCTAGAATCAGTTTTCTCTCTTTGGCCCTCTGATAAACATTACCTATCTGgattataatataaaataaaactaaaactttCATCAATGACTTTAAGAGAGACATTTGATTTAATTTCCTCTGTAGAGAACATATTACCCAAACCAATTCTCATAATTTGCCTTTTGGTATACACAAGACAGAGATGAAATTGAAAGTCACCAAggaataatacaaaatatcttcctCAACTAGGTTCCTCccgtctcttctttcttcttctctctcattTTACTTTTACTCtgtaattattcaaaaaaaaaaaaatttttttttattccacccAAGATCTTCTAAATGGTTCCTTAATTCAATTGCTGCCACCACCATCAATATCATAGCATCAAATACTTATGAATCCTAGGAAGTCTTCTaagtgttttacttaattttctcattttctcaaATGAGAAACCTTTgatttagagaggttaagtaatttctcAGGCTTACATAGCTGGTAAACTTGCAacactgggattcaaacccacaaCTCATTATCCCCTTTCTCTTGTCTGTTTGTACAGCCTATGCCTTATCCTAATTATAATTTTACaatttcaatctt contains these protein-coding regions:
- the LOC126061155 gene encoding olfactory receptor 151-like codes for the protein MPAENYSTVTEFILGGLTNRPELQLPLFFLFLGIYMVTLVGNLGMITLISLNSQLHTPMYYFLSNLSFVDMCYSSVITPKMLVNFVSEKNSISYVGCMSRLYFFLVLAIAECYMLTVMTYDRYVAVCSPLLYNLTMSHQICSLLVAVVYFMGLIGSTIETGLMLKLSYCESLISHYFCDILPLMKLSCFNTYDIELTVFFLAGFNIVVTSSTIFVSYAFILSNIFHIRSTEGRSKAFSTCSSHLTAVGMFYGSSAFTYLKPSTVSSLAQENVASVFYTTVIPMLNPLIYSLRNKEVKDAMQKTLRRKLS